The sequence GCTACTGTGTAACAGGAAGAGCAGTCACTGGATATTGCGCAGCTTTCCCTGGATATAAATGTTCAGGCAGTAATAATGGAGTCCGGCACAGCACAATGCTGCAGGCTGCACTATGGTGACTCATGTACATGTAGTTTGTATGTTCTTGTGCTAGAAGGACGTTCTGATTTTGCATCCAATTAAATCGGTGCCAGTATGTGCGAGACACAGATACTGTATTATATTGGGAGCCCTTAGGGTTATGCACATTGGATAGTTATAGACCAATCGCTTATCTGACCGACATCTATGTGTCCTGAACCCCCAATACACACGCACACGTTTTATAAGGGGTAGGGAATAAGTTGTGGCCAGGCTCCTGTTAAAATCCAATCCATCTCTTTTTTCACATCTGTCATCAGGGGAGAGTCCCCCCCCTTACAAATAAAAGTGAGTGACAACAATCTGCACAGTGCTGTGGAAGATGAACAGTAAGAGCTTTATGAATAGTATGCTCTGTTGTAATATTCCTCTAGTCTGACACCTGTAAATCTGAAAATCTCAATGGATTTGGGGTCCAAATATGAGCACCGAATAACTTGTGATGTAATTAATGTAATATTATCAAGGCTGGTGGGACAGGCAAATACCACCAAGGCTGCTCTAATGACTTCAGGCATCATGAAAGCGGTGACAGGTCTTTAAAAACGTATGGTGTTACAGCACCAATCTCTTATACTACATTGCTTTTGTTAGTGTCCGTCTTCACTGTTGATCTGATATTCTCTCCATGacccaggaagctcaggatgagcagaACGTAGTACTGTGTAGTGATCACTGGTAGAACCTGCAGCTACTTATAACATTTCCGGGATCAGTATAATAAATAGATAACACATAATTAAAGGCTGCAGGTTGTGCACAACTTTACTAACAGATTAATGCAGATCTGGTCCCACCACTGCAATTAATGTCAAATCCGAATTTTGTAACAAGATAATGAGCCTGTTCCTGCAGCAGGATGATCCAAACGTAATCAGGGGTGGAATAGGAATATACAAATACAGAACCTGTGTATCATGTGGAGTATAAGAACGTTATGGGATAAGAACTTTATATAACAAGGTAGCAGTATGTAACACCTTTCTGGTGTGGAACCACAGGTCCCAATGTATCATGTAAGCTGCAGGCTGCCATAGCATGCTGAGGCATATTGTTTCATATGTAGTGCTCCATATActgttatttgtttgtttgtttgtttgtgtgtatgcaggcaattcgctgtaattccgtatTAAAGCGCTAATTGTTCACTAATAGTTCAGTGTAATGGCGTGTTTACACagtaagatttatctgacagatttctgaagccaaagccaggaacagactataaacagggaacacgtcataaaggaaagactgagatttctcctcttttaaatccattcctggctttggtttcaaaaatctgtcagataaatctctctgtgtaaacgcgccATTAGTTATGCCCCATCCCTGTGGTTATCTTGGATAGGGTAGAACTTGTCAAGATGAGAAAATGCTGCAAAAGTTTTAAATATTTCTATTAGTCACACTGAATGATGTTGTTTGTTTGTGTCAcctgtacacatatatattatagtgctgactagaaaatgtacccggcgctgcccgggtataaagtgtcagtgtgttaattagatttgttctaaggtgcccaggaggccaatctaaaggtattgtttcatcagtggaattagtgtatacctgtagtgcatagttggaggggttctgtatacctacagtgtatagtttttacgggtcccgcatatctggagtgcatagttgggggtggggggggctgtatacctatagtgtatcgttgggggagtcctgtatacctgtagtgtgtagttgggggggctgtatacctgtagtgtatagttgaggaaggtcctgtataccagtagtgtataattgggggggctgtatacctgtactgtatagtttgggaagtcctgtatacctgcagtgtatagttggtgaaggtcctgtatacctgtactttatagttcgcgggtcctgtatacctgtagtaaatagttggtgctgtatacctgtaatgtatagttggtggaggttttgtatacctgtagtttatagtttgagggtcctggatacctgtagtgtatagctggtggaggtcttgtatacctgtagtatatagttcgggggtcctgtatacctgtagtgtatagtttgagggtcctgtatacctgtagttggtggaggtcctgtatacctgtagtgtaaagtttgggggtcctgtatacctgtagtatagagttggtaaaggtgctgtatacttgtagtatagagttggtggaggtcctgtatacctgtagtgtaaagtttggggtcctatatacctgtagtatatagttgggggagttcctgtatacctgtagtgtatagttttggggtcctgtatacctgtagtgtatagtttggggtcctgtatacctgtagtatagcgtttgtggggggtgctgtatacctgtattatagagttggtgaaggtcctgtatacctgtagtgtatagtttggggtttctgtaaacccgtagtgtatagtttggggtcctgtatacctgtagtatatagttggtggatgtccggtatacctgtattttaaagtttgggggtcctgtatacctgtattatagagttggtgaaggtcctgtatacctgtattgtatagtttggggtttctgtaaacccgttgtgtatagtttggggtcctgtatacctgtagtatatagttggtggaggtcccgtgcacctgtagtgtatagttttggggtcctgtatacctgcagggtcgtatttaccattaggcacccatggtctggtgcctagggtagcatcTTGCAGagaggcagtaccctcccgttcagaaaatctgttgtcttttcgaggggggctatggcagtattggtcaggtcttgtatagcggtgctatccagtcacagtatggcggtattggtcaggtctggtatggcagtgttatttagtcacagggtgtcggtattggtcaggtctggtatagcggtgttatccagtcacagtatggtagtattggtcaggtctggtgtggcggtgttatccagtcacagtatagcagtattagtcaggtctggtgtggcggtgttatccagttacagtaaggcggtattggtcaggtctggtatggcagtgttatccagtcaccatatggcggtattggtcaggtctggtgtggcagtgttatccagttacagtaaggcggtattggtcaggtctggtatggcagtgttatccagtcacagtatggtggtactggtcaggtctggtgtggcagtgttatccagttacagtaaggcggtattggtcaggtctggtatagcagtgttatccagtcacagtatggcggtattggtcaggtctggtgtggcgatgttaaatgtgacgtgtggagctattacctacctatcctgatgctaattggtgagtgaggatggggcatcttcaggtttagtgcttagggcagcagcatctggtaatactgccctgtatacttgtactgtatagatggagtagggggtcctgtatacatgtactgtatagatggagtagggggccctgtatacatgtactgtatagatggagtagggggccctgtatacatgtaatgtatagatggagtagggggccctgtatacatatactgtatagatggagtagggggccctgtatacatgtactgtatagatggagtagggggtcctgtatacatgtactgtatagatggagtagggggtcctgtatacatgtactgtatagatggagtagggggtcctgtatacatgtactgtatagatggagtagggggtctaccagttatttctgtggatctgttgtgaagcagctggccctagcaaccattcaaattccagctccctgtgaaagcagtaatcctattggttgctaaggctccaactgccaactgctgggcagctgcagctaattacatcacctgtgtttgcagtgtggagattttcccattcatccctatggggcgccgctcttcaccctccccctcctctcctttacatttggcggggacgggaccttcgctaaaaccttcccgggcacccaatgtatctgtgtgccaaatttggggtcaaacggttcaggcgtttggaagtttatttgggacagacagacagacagacagaaggacagacagacagactttcatttttatgatatagattaagtACTTTGGTTTATGTGTCTATTTGAGTAAGACTTTCTATTGCTCAAAGGCATCACACAAATGAAATGCACATAAACCAAGAACAATGTGGGagattaggcctcattcacatgtccgtagtGCAGCCCACAACTGCAGACTGCactataaggctacattcacatgtctgttgttctgtccgcaattgcggacagagcATAGAACGAATggtattcaatggccctgttcacacgtccgtacgtaTGTACGGGGCCGtgatccatgctgcaaaaaaaaggacatgttgtaatgcggaccgcattttgcggcacggatcgctacACTAATGAAGtacggagcactacagatgcacatttgtAGTGCGGGCCGCGGTCACGGGctgcactacggatgtgtgaatatagccttagggccctattgcaccggacgattatcgttcgcataatcgttagcgATAAACGATCTAAACCCCTGcgattacgaaagacctgaaatcgtttgcccatttacatggaaagataatcgttacttatgatcgttcttgcggttgtcttgtcgctattgcgttcgtcactactgcgaacgaccgaacgactttttattcaatgcgaacgttttgcgaatgagcaatgataaaaataggtctaggtcttattaaaagatcaacaatttctcgtttggtagttaactgctattcaaacgaacgattatcgtttagattcgaacgatttaacgataatctgaacgataatcatctggtggaataaggccctaaaTGCGCATCAGTATGCTCCATGCTTCACGACTACATTAAAGATAGCGATCCGTGCCGCACATATGGGTTCGGACTAGGACCTGtgcggacgtgtgaacggggccattaaaATATATTGGTCCTGCATACAGAACCACgcatgtgtgaatagggcctaactgCGCCCATAGTAgaactctttgttgcccatagcaaccaatcacggctcatcTTTCATTCCTTATGtcgctctggtaaaatgaaagctgaatacAACAGCATAGAAGGAAACGCGCTCCACCGCATCACCGCTTAGTCAGCATGCAGTCATTCAGTCTTGGTTAATAAATatactgaaagctgagctgtggagggttgctatgggccCCTTATTCAGTGTAAAAATTGGTCTCCTAATGCCAGGATATAGGCTATGGCTACTCCATGCACATACACTGCTATACTGATGCCCTTTACCACCTAAGATCGTCATATTCACAGGATTTTCTATAATTCTAGAacgttcagaaaaaaaaaacagaaatctaAGGGGAGAAAATGCATATATTGACATAAAGACCGCTGTCTTGGCTGGtgctaaaactacaactcccacaattCCACTCACTTAGCAACGTACCAGGCTGCGTACGTGATGACGTACGTAACGTCGCTGTCCGTTACTATAGTGACACGTTGGGGCCTAGCTAAAGTTTGCAAGCCTCGGGATGCCGCAAGAAGTTCCGCGGGCGGACAGTGTGCCGCAGCTCCGGTCCCTTAACAGCCGGCAGCTCATCCAGGTTGTGTTCTGTAACCGGAGCCCCCGGACGGTGCAGCCCATATGGGTGAACTTCCAGGGGGACCCGCAGCCCTATCCCGCTCTGCGCCCCGGCACCGGCCGCAGGATGAACACCTATCTGGGTATAGGAGCTCTGTACGCTTCTAGTGCTGATGTTTTGGGAAGCATAGTTATTGGCGGCAACGCAGATCCCATAGTTCACATTGTGCGACTCTGTTCTGGCTAGAAATAAAGCTTTATCATCACCACCATCCTATCCTGAAGCCTGCTGATGCTGCTTTCTTACGTTGTGTGTTAAGCcctcaggatctctgcttgctgttagtgAGTGGAAGCATTCCCATAAGAGAGACCACTGATAAAAACCTGAACAAGAATGGCTccacttactgacagcaagcagggacgCCTCCTTTATgtttaactagaaaatgtacccggcgctgcccgggaatTAAGTGTCagggtgttaattagatttattctaaggtgcccaggaggcaaatctgtgcccttgtttttttttttgtttaaggggaaatcgccagtatccctatatgtccctatatacatgacagttctgcactgtttatgtaaattgtagcttatgcacattagaaataaactaaaaacttcaaacatccgtcctgtatacctgtagtgtatagtggggggctgtacacctgtactgtatagttgagggaggtcctgtataccagtagtgtataatgggtggggggctgtatacctgtactgtatacctttagtgtatagctggtagaggtcctgtatacctgtactgtatagttggggttcctgtatacctctaatatatagttggtgaaggtgctgtatacctgtaatgtatagttagtggaggtcttctatacctgtagtttatagtttgagggtcctggatacctgtagtgtgtagttggtggaggtcttgtatacctgtagtatatagttgatggaggtcctgtatacctgctaattatatcacctgtgtgtgcagtgtggagattttcccattcgtttctatggggcgctcttccccctcctctcctgtacatctggcaagaacgggaccttcactctaaccttcccgggcacccaatgtatctgtgtgccaaatttggggtcaaacggttcaggggtTTGGATgtctataggggacagacagacagactttcatttttatgatctaGATAATGTCACCTATGATTTATATGGATGAGAATCCGGAATCCGTGACTATGTTTCTCATTGGTCGCACAGATCACATTTGGTTGTTTCGGGAGGTTGACACAGACGTGGCCCTGACTGTCAACAAGAAGGAGATCTACATACCGTCCCCCAATGTGAACGGACAGCCCGCCATGATAAATATCTGCCTGCCAGGTAATGTCCCAGCAGCTAGACACTCACATTAAAGGGGGAGTTAGAAAAATTATTTCACAtttactggtggcagaaagtgccagagatttgtaatttacttctaatctcaagacttctagtacttatctgctgtatgccctgcaggaagtggtgtattctctccagtatgacatggtgctctctgctgccacctctgtttatggcaggagcaaatttccatagaaaaactcctggtctccagactggaaagaacattaattcctacaagacatacagcagctgataagtactgggagacttggcaccagttgatttgaaagaaaacattttttagtgaactacccctttaatgcatattttaacaaatgtatgtatttttttattttgctgggCATGATGTGAAAATATCAAACAAGTGACCCTTACCTCCCCATGTCCATCTATAATAACCTATAATGAAGATTGTAAATACTATGCCATCTTGTTTGGTAATTCTTGTTCTTCCTGACTGCTGCAATAACAGAAATATTACACATAATCTGTTATTACCTTTTACATAAAAACagattaaaggtgaagtccagcgaaaatttttattaaagtattgtattgcccccaaaagttatacaaatccccaatatacacttattacaggaaatgcttataaagtgcttttttccctgcacttactactgcatcaaggcttcacttcctggataccatggtgatgtcacgacccgactaccagagctgtgtgggctgtggctgctggataggatgatggcagagggatgctcagtgccctgtctccccctgccatcatcctctccagcagcacagaTCGTATAGATGTATGCAGTATATTTATACTGCACAGATCTcaatttattaatacaaaatcccctcccctaataaaagtctgaatcacctccctttacccattttataaataaaaataaacatatttggtatcgccacgcgcGTAATCGCCTGACCTATaaaaagcgactccgtacccacaatctgaacatttactgctgtttgagctttgcacaggtgtattaacgatccagcccatgttcattatgcacacaggtggggaataggaagcaatctgccttgagcattcctaatgatgaggagggtggggaggaagaacagagagggtgtgccagcctaatgcatatagaaatgaaagccccggccgttagacacagcgtgtaggattaaaagtaaatttttagcacaataactgcatcacctgctgaacggaccccaggacagatcttggattaaaagcagctatccgaaggtgcaagcggtttggggggggacagattgtgggtacagagtcactttacatTATCACATTCCccatctcgcacagtaaacagcgtaagcataaaaaaaatttgaatatgcgcaattaaggtactgatagaaagtaaagatcatggcgcaaaaaatgacacctcacacagccctatagaccaaaggataaaagtgctataagcctgggaatagagcgattttaagggtacaaacacacacaccgtatacgcagcagatctgcagcagatttggtggtgcagatttgatgctgtgttcagttatttagatctaatctgctgcgtatttgctgcatatcgcagcagtaaatacgcagcgtatatgccgtgtgtgtttgtaccctaaggaacatttattttttttaaaagatttaaattttttaaaagccattaaataaaataaaagttatacaagttacatatcgttgtaatcatatcaacttgaggaacatgtataacaagtcagttttagggcgaacggtgtaaaaacaaccccccccaaaaaaaaaaaaattgcgtttcttagtggcgcaaaaaataagggctcatctgggtctctagatGGACAAAATGcatgtgctatggccttatatacaaaggagaaaaaaacgaaagcgcaaaaatgaaaactgtctgtgtcACCTAAGGGTTAAGGATGGAGACAAGGTGGATAGTGTAACACTTCATCCACTGATCTCCATGTCATAAAACTAAAGAACTCCCTCTAAATAATTGGTCCTGTTTCTTTGTTCCAGTCTTCAGCTTGAAGGATCGCTGCCTTCAGGTGATCAGGAGCCTTGTGAAGCCAGAGGATTACAGAAAACTGGAGATCGTAGCCTCTCTCTATGACGATCTAGATAACCGACCAAGTATCCAGAAAGATTTGCGACGCCTGGCCATCCACTTCAGGGATCAGATCATGCCAGAAAACTCATAACCTGTTTATAGGTTAAGGGATCTATGTAGTTGGATGGAGGCAGTGCGGACAATGTTTATTCTAGATTTTTCCATCTTTGATCCTCGCCGCAGACCATGAAATAAGATTTATGGCCAAGGGGGAATGAATGAATGACATCTCTTGCACTGATGTTGATGGCCAGTACTGACCTTTATTATGGAGCAGGATACTAAAGTTGGAGGTTAAAACTTATTTAGGGAAAATCCTAATGCACTCTTGGTTTCCTGTGGCATAGGTATAGTTATAGGACTTCATGATTGACTGCAGTTATCTGGCAGCAACAGATGTTTGCTCTTAACTGGGTTTGCACCCTGAAGTCTAGTTTCCATACATTTCCTGTACAGTTAGTACACCTCTATATAATTGGAGATCAGTGAATCACTCATTTAAGCGAAGCATTTCatttgatctgcgctccgctcatcaagccaatggcctttcagcactgctccactccctgctgctccaccctgggtgtcgggaaaagctggatccaatcctgggaaactgggagaagcaccactcttgtctccagtttgggtgcaagttttgcaactcaattccattaaagtgaatggagcctaattgcaaaccacacctaaactggagacaagagtcatgttgtctctggaagaaagttgccatgtttttttaTGCTAGATAGCCCCTTCAACAATTTTGTTATCATTTTGTAGTTAACGAATATAACCATATGCTGTCTGCGCAGTATTGCAAAGGATAGTTCCACTTAAGTGCTGAGGTGAGTCTCATAGAACAGCCAGTAATCCTGAAATACAGAACCAGAGATTATAAAGCGTGAGTGGCTGATCTGTCACAATGTAAGTACTGCCTATAAGAACCATGTGGATACTTGCTCTCATTTTCTAAAGGGCTCTTGGACTAGGATCAACCTAGTCAGTTGTAGTGGAAAATCCTCCATATTACCTTTTGCATCTTCTTATGATAAATCAAGTCACTTGTTTTTCTCTAGTGTGTCAATGTGGCGCTATTTGACACACATTTTATATGCCTCTATACATTCCTGTGGCTGTGACTAAAGGTAGCTCTGCTGGTTCTCTGAATTTATTTTGTGTTATGTGTACAGATTTCAACTTTTATATGTGACGATGTATATTTTTAT is a genomic window of Dendropsophus ebraccatus isolate aDenEbr1 chromosome 4, aDenEbr1.pat, whole genome shotgun sequence containing:
- the VHL gene encoding von Hippel-Lindau disease tumor suppressor, with translation MPQEVPRADSVPQLRSLNSRQLIQVVFCNRSPRTVQPIWVNFQGDPQPYPALRPGTGRRMNTYLDHIWLFREVDTDVALTVNKKEIYIPSPNVNGQPAMINICLPVFSLKDRCLQVIRSLVKPEDYRKLEIVASLYDDLDNRPSIQKDLRRLAIHFRDQIMPENS